The Anomaloglossus baeobatrachus isolate aAnoBae1 chromosome 4, aAnoBae1.hap1, whole genome shotgun sequence genome contains the following window.
ggggcgggattttagctactaggccgcgatgaagccggggactaaatttaagaccgcggccgacaagcaggctcggtcggcgcggaagtccgccggtcttccgaaatcagcagctgctgcagcgtccgggaataaggcgctccatgcacagtccccatggggacacagagtaccttatagatgcagggcccgatccctgaggaagaatagactcctgtccagcagattcccacaggggctgcggagggagcccggtcccagtgaatggacgaccggtcaggatcccacttctcccagagccactaagggatggtgaaggaaaaacggcatgaggctccggcctttgtacccgcaatgggtacctcaaccttaacagcaccgccgactttagTGGGGTGaggagggagcatgccggggaccccgtgggggtcctcttttcttccaaccgatataactaatctgagaatgcatgagtggatgtgtgcctccttccacacaaagcataaaactgaggagcccgtgatgcacgggagggtgtataggcagaggggaggggttacactttttaaagtgtaatactttgtgtggcctccggaggcagaagctatacacccaattgtctgggtctcccaatggagcgacaaagaaataaggtatttgagagaaatattgtttctcaatataatatcgatctagacaataaaaaatatgggtgaaccacccctttaagttttcTGACCTTgactggcacatatggtaatgtgtaggaggagaggggctcagcttgtttgctgataacaatgatcatCTTCTCTAGGTATTAGTCAGGGTTCAAGACCACTACAGTAAAGACCTGACCAGTTGTTGGGTAAGTAATAGAAGTAATAGCATTTTAgaccaaacatatgtaaagaagtgtatacagcttcaatcattgtatagagttagtaatagaagtcagcacttagtgtccagtgtgtgcacagaacagatgacccctgacatgttcatttaaccctgtaaggttttttttctggcataaaaaaaagagaaaatcattgataataagccatgtctccattccttcaatgtttagtggaagctactgtgtgtgtgtgtgtgtgtctgtgcgtgtgttatttttttttgtgaccacaattgatatttttttactagtttggtgactacataaaacattcattagcctctatatgcatgtgtctgtggcgttgtggtgtcacaattctcgcagttaagactttttttctatttctgttaacaaatcctggtatttttagatgtaaatagatctgacatctgcacacaacctatatacatttgttttatgtgcaatactacctcaatgacatttattgtcacttaactgttaaaaaagttggtatgtaactagtgttgcattgccatattgtgttccacttgctgggatttgtagtgctgtgcaccaccagcagaagttggacccatggtatgttagcatttaaacatttctgttccaggttgtgttgaaataaactgattttgctattcagtatcctatgcttccatattttggtgtgcgtacagtatgtgtgtacaatgtgtgtatgtgtgtcctttgtgttcagtatgtacagtgtgtgtgttgcacatatagtgacaggcagcacagtaattgcaactcgcctttattttcaggaattataatcttttgtaggagcgacacatatcagagcactgactaatgtagaaaggacatgtacaaaaaacaccacataaaagaggagcgagggccctgtccagaagagctgacaatctgaggaaacggaaacaataatgctaaaagctgtttttactgcttcactagatacatacaagggtgtagaatgaggttcccaatgtacaagggaggttctgtatcatcacaaggtgtagcagagggtttttttttaaaaaaagccgttttttgagccgaaagagacaattctttttggtgagccgagccgaatgagccggctcatcaaaaagagccggactgcccatcactaggacctacagtgatgtaatgcagaggggtgggaagggcagcacagaacagcacagtgcccgcctcttctTTACATCACTTTAGGTCCTTGAGATATGgcagactttgtttgtaatgccaggaccaaactgaaggatggtgagcagcacatctgtaaaagtaaggcaacaaataatatagtataggcattactgtacacctggatggggttggatcatatatatatatatatacacacacacacactatataactatatacacacacacacaccatataactatatacacacacacacacactatataactatatacacacacacacacacactatataactatatatatacacacacacacacactatataactatatacacacacacactatataactatatacacacacactatataactatatacacacacactatataactatatacacacacaccatataactatatatacacacacactatataactatatatacacacacacacactatatataactatacacacacacactatatataaatatacacacacacacaccatataactatatacacacacaccatataactatacacacacacacactatataactagatatatacacacacacacacactatataactatatacacacacacacactatatataactatacacacacacactatataactatatacacacacacactatataactatatatacacacacacacacacacactatatagctatatacacacacacacacacactatatagctatatatatatatatacacacacacacacacacacacacacacacacacacacacacacatataccagaatgggcacaGGATGTGGGCCATAAATACCAAAATAGGGATCATATATATCaaaatgggcccaggatgagggccataagtatcaagatggggacatatataccaggatggacccaagATGAAGGCCAAATATaacaggatgatgggcatatacagtacaggccaaaggtttggacacaccttctcattcaaagcgttttctttaattttcatgactgaaagttgtagattcacattgaaggcatcaaaactatgaattaacacatgtggaatgaaatacttaacaaaagtgtgaaacaactgaaaatatgtcttatattctaggttcttcaaagtagccaccttttgctttgattactgcttcgcacactcttggcatgctcttgatgagcttcaagaggcagtcaccggaaatggttttcacttcacaggtgtgccctgtcaggtttaataagtgggatttcttgccttataaatggggttgggatcatcagttgtgttgtgcagaagtctggtgggtacacagctgataatcctactgaatagactgttagaatttgtattatggcaagaaaaaagcagctaagaaaaacgagtggccatcattactttaagaaataaaggtcagtcagtccgaaaaattgggaaaacattgaaagtgtccccaagtgcagtggcagaaaccatcaaacgctacaaagaaactggctcacctgaggactgccccaggaaaggaagaccaagagtcatctctgctgtggaggataagtttatcagagtcaccggcatcagaaatcgcaggttaacagcagttcagattagagaccaggtcaatgccacacagagttctagcagcagacacatctctagaacaactgttaagaggagactttgtgcagcaggccttcatggtaaaatagctgctagtaaaccactgctaaggacaggcaacaagcaaaagagacttgtttgggctaaagaacacaagaaatggaaattagaccagtggaaattgtgctttggtctgatgagtccaaatttgagatctttggatccaaccaccatgtctttgtgcgacacagaaaaggtgaacggatggactctacatgcctggttcccaccgtgaagcatggaggaggaggtgtgatggtgtgggggtgctttgctggtgacactgttgggaatttattcaaaattgaaggcatacagaaccagcatgcctaccacagcatcttgcagcggcatgctatttcatccagtttgcgtttagttggaccatcatttatttttcaataggacaaacaCAGCTCCAGgcggtgtaagggctatttgactaaggaggagaatgatggggtgctacgccagatgacctggcctccacagtcaccagacctgaacccaatcaagatgctttggggtgagctggactgcagagtgaaggcaaaagggccaacaagtgctaagcatctctgggaactccttcaagactgttggaagaccatttccggtgactacctcttgaagctcatcaagagaatgccaagagtgtgcaaagcagtaatgaaagcaaaaggtggctactttcaagaacctagaatataagacatattttcagttgtttcacacttttttgttaagtatttcatgccacatgtgttaattcatagttttgatgccttcaatgtgaatctacaatttttagtcatgaaaataaagaaaactctttgaattagaaggtgtgtccaaacgttggtctgtactgtataccaggatggaacaaggatggggaaacatatacagttaggtccagaaatatttggacagtgacacaattttcgcgagttgggctctgcatgccaccacattggatttgaaatgaaatctctacaacagaattcaagtgcagattgtaacgtttaatttgaaggtttgaacaaaaatatctgatagaaattgtaggaattgtacacatttctttacaaacactccacattttaggaggtcaaaagtaattggacaaataaaccaaacccaaacaaaatatttttattttcaatattttgttgcggatcctttggaggcaatcactgccttaagtctggaacccatggacatcaccaaacgctgggtttcctccttcttaatgctttgccaggcctttacagccgcagccttcaggtcttgcttgtttgtgggtctttccgtcttaagtctggatttgagcaagtgaaatgcatgctcaattgggttaagatctggtgattgacttggccattgcagagtgttccacttttttgcactcatgaactcctgggtagctttggctgtatgcttggggtcattgtccatctgtactatgaagccccgtccgatcaactttacggcatttggctgaatctgggctgaaagtatatcccggtacacttcagaattcatccggctactcttgtctgctgttatgtcatcaataaacacaagtgacccagtgccattgaaagccatgcatgcccatgccatcacgttgcctccaccatgttttacagaggatgtggtgtgccttggatcatgtgccgttccctttcttctccaaacttttttcttcccatcattctggtacaggttgatctttgtctcatctgtccatagaatacttttccagaactgagctggcttcatgaggtgtttttcagcaaatttaactctggcctgtctatttttggaatttatgaatggtttgcatctagatgtgaaccctttgtatttactttcatggagtcttctctttactgttgacttagagacagatacacctacttcactgagagtgttctggacttcagttgatgttgtgaacgggttcttcttcaccaaagaaagtatgcggcgatcatccaccactgttgtcatccgtggacgcccaggcctttttgagttcccaagctcaccagtcaattccttttttctcagaatgtacccgactgttgattttgctactccaagcatgtctgctatctctctgatggattttttcttttttttcagcctcaggatgttctgcttcacctcaattgagagttccttagaccgcatgttgtctggtcacagcaacagcttccaaatgcaaaaccacacacctgtaatcaatcccagaccttttaactacttcattgattacaggttaacgagggagacgccttcagagttaattgcagcccttagagtcccttgtccaattacttttggtcccttgaaaaagaggaggctatgcattacagagctatgattcctaaaccatttctccgatttggatgtgaaaactctcatattgcagctgggagtgtgcactttcagcccatattatatatataattgtatttctgaacatgtttttgtaaacagctaaaataacaaaacttgtgtcactgtccaaatatttctggacctaactgtataccagaatggggggaaatatataccagtaaGGGGCCCAGAATAAGGAACATTAGTACAAAATTGGGGGACATAACCAAATAATAGTGTCATTATCACGTCCATAGCAGTGAGTCATTGCCACaatttttgcttcaattttttcccccaccattttcctcctctaaaacctaggtgtatCTTATGGTccgatgtgtcttataatccgaaaaatatggtaacttgcagtgtaaatgcctcttaggctatgtgcccacgttgtgttctgtccctgcagaaatttctgcagcgatttgaacagcacacgtgcgcttcaaatcgctgcagaaacagtccgtaatgaaaagctgatttcatgcgctctggatgcagcccctcccatagacagagcgggacctgcatccaaagcgcatgaaagaagtgacatgtttctTTTCAGAACGCagggcttcggcagcagccgaagcgctgggtTCTAATacacaacgtgggcatggattaggcacaatcttcatagattatgctggggacgcaggacgcatgcagttatgctgcggtgcagaacgtaGCGTaattgcatgaaaatacgctatgtgggcacatagtcttactTACAAAGTTTTAGATTATTTATGGCTGTTACACGAGTCATGCAGTACTGCAGTCTGCCATTGTGTCTTAGAATAGATCACTCTTttattatatacaagaatatactttTTGGGACAGTCATAATTTAACTTAGAAGTACTCGGACGTTTACCACGTACTGCTTTAGTTTGTACACAGGCGTCATAATGGTGGAAAAGAAATGAGTATTCACAGCATGAAAAAACCCCACAAGCCTTACACCAGCAGTGATAAATGGTTCTGTTCACTCTAACATCATGGCTCCAATAAAAGTAAACCATATCACTATAACAAGTACCATATCAAGTGGATCAGACCTCGCTTTGCCTGATCCAACTGACTATATTGGAGTGTATTAGGCACAAACCATTTTCTTCAAAAAATAATAATGTTGAAGGCATCAACATTCTATCCATGAAGTATACCAGACTTGATGGaccccccctccttccccccctCCAAGTGTCAATATGCGGAAAAGATTACATCAGAGTAAATATTCCAACAACACCAACATTTCTTAACAGTCCTCCCAACATGTTTTAAATGTTAGGGTACCACTAGAAGCATTACAAGATTTAACGCCATTAGACATTCCTAATATTCTAATAGACTGGCAGTGGTGATTTACATGTTAATAAATTACAATATACATAGAAAAAAATGGAGTCATATTCCAGAGTGTGATGAATTAAAAAGTTATCTTTATTAAACAGTCCATAAAAAGTTCAAGATTTAAAGGTAAACACAAAAAAGGGGATgatcaggtgcaggaaaaaggaCAAGCATGTACCACGGGATACAAAAAGGTAAAAAAGGGAGCATAGATCAATATAAGTATAAATATTGCACAGGCCCAGGTGGAACTGATAATAGTCACAGGCACTAGAAGTATGGTAGCCAAAGTGCAACAATCAGACAGCTGAGACCACACTAAATTAGAGTGAAACAGCGCCAAAAGTGAACATATAGGGGAGTAATCCACAATTAACCACTAGAGGGCAAAATCAGTATGTGCAACAAGGTAAAAGTCGATCCCGCTCACCCATAGTTTCGGTCCCAAATGGTGTatgctgtccaggggccccgacgcgcgtttcgcattgagcttcctcggggggcccccCGGTGACTATTATCAGTTCCACCTTTATTAGGGAGTGTGGCCAGTTATGCCTACATATACACTTTGGTTATTGAGTGACATGGCTTCCCCCCTATGTGGCATAGTGCAATAATGTGCATGTAATCAAATTATATATACTTTTTACACCTGTATATTTTTTCATTAGCCACCTTTGTCCTGGGCCTGTGCAATATTTATACTTATATTGATCTATGCTCCCTTTTTAACCTTTTTGTATCCCGTGGTACATGCTTGTCCATTTTCCTGCACCTGATCTTCCCCTTTTTTGTGTTTACCTTTAAATCTTGAACTTTTTATGGACTATTTAATCAAGATAACTTTTTAATTCATCACACTCTGGAATATGACTCAGTTTTGTTCTATGTATATTGTATGCCCTGGAGTTTCCTTCTAAAATAAGTGTATCCAAACATGTTGTTTCGGATGATATTGATTCCATGTTAATAAATTAGTACATTTTTCTTCAACATACTCTGAACCAGCAGGGGGCGACATACTACAGTTCTAGAAGAGACAGTAAACAGGTATGCAACTATGGGATAAGATGCCACGAATTATGGCAATGCAATTCAAAATCAGGTACAATACATACAATGTAACTTATCCGTACATGCAGTTTTATGCTTTAGAATGAATATTAACTGGTAAAATACGAAACACTTGCATCGTCGATTGTGATTTCTGATAAGACTTACCTGTGCAACAACTGTCTGTACAAAGGTATGTGGATGATGCTGCTTTTGCTGAACAGCACTTTCTATTGCTACTTTAGCTACAGTGCTTGGATCAACACCTGCTGGCACAGCGACCATGGTAGCACTACAGCCAGCATTATTAGGGTCACTGATTGTAACAATCCTTACTCCCACTTTATTGGGAATTACTGGGACAGATTCCCTGTCATTGTCCTCTACTGGTCGTTTTACAGCTTTGCATTCTGCTGTGCCATTGGTAGAGCGGGTATCTGTCGGCAGTGCAGGTTGAGTAATCCTAGTTCCTATATGGGGCACTGCAATAACTTGATGACCCGGTAAAACAGAAGCTGTAGACTGCGTTGAGACGACTACAGTCGGACGTTGCTGAGGCACATCTGAATTGAAACTGGATAGTACAGGTCCATTGGGTAAGTCTGTTGCACTACCACACTGTATCTGAATTGCAAGGTTAGAAATGTCATTTGTACTACTCGCAAAATGTGACAAACTGTTGGGAAATATAGGTCCATTGGAAAGCTTCTCTACTTGATCACCTTTGGCAGTAACTTGAGCAGAATCCAGAAGGTCCTGTTGCTCCACTGGAGAGATTTCACCATTTCCTACATGATTGGAAGCTTTGTGATTAGGAATGTTTTTGCTCAAatgagaagagtctcccttttcaaAATCACAAACCCCATTCAGCTGTGGCTTTTTCAAGTCTGTTTTAGCATCCTGTGGATCACTCTGTTCAGAGTTTTGTTTTACAGCAGCTCCATTTTCCCCCAGTTCCACAGATGACCCATTAGTGACCACTTGACTGGCCTCATTCGGAGTTTTCCCTGAGTGTGAAGGAGGTAGACTGGAGTCAAACTTTTTACCATTCAATAGGTTTCCCATTTGAACTTCATTTTCATTAGCTTCCCCATTGCTAGTGCTAACAGAACCTTTCGGACAAGAAGGATTTTCCATGACTTCAATTTTACGTTCATGAACATGTAAGCCTGTAGCTTCTTTTGCCTCTTCCTCCTTTTGGCAAATTATTTTATCTCCCTTAAAAGGGGGAGAAGCAGCAGATCCTGGTAGTTGCCCACCCGGTTGTGCAAGAGCAGCTGGAAGGGTTTGTACCTGTAATCCAACACCAGGTTGTGTCCCACTCATTGGGGCGAGAATCTGAGGTGTATTTCCCTGGCTTACAGTTGCAGTAGCAAAACTGGTGTTTGGCACAACTGTTATTGTGACTTGGTTGCCAGACGTTCCTTGAAATATTGTAGCTGGAGAGTTTGAGATCAACTGACCTGGCAAAATCTGTAAATTTGAGATGGGAACAGTCTGTACACCAGTTTGATTCTGCATGGTACTCTGGACTAACTGCACATTTTGTTGTCCCACCAATATTTGTGGAGTTGCAGATTGCCCTTGTACACCAAACGAAGGAGTCTGATTATTGGCCACTTGATATACCACCTGGGGGCTTGGTGCTCTCGCGTTGTTGGGAGGTGGTATCTGCGGAGCAGGAAGGATGAGTTTTCCTCCAGGCGTTGAAGGTCCTCGTTTGGGAAGCAACAATTGTTTAATGAGGCTGGACTCCGCAGGACTGGCGAGTCCAATACCTCCACTTTGGGTCTGCTGCTGCTGAACCTGTACTTGTACCTGTTGGGATGGCTGTGACTGCTGAGCTTGCACTTGTGCCTGCGGTTGTTGCTGCGCTTGTGCCTGCTGTTGGTGAGGTGCTGGTGACAACTGTTGCCTTTTTACCGAAAGCATTTGGCTAACAGTAGGAGGGGGCCCTTGTGACATAGAAGTGGTTGAGGGTGAAGTTATTACTGGGGGGAGCTGGTTATTTGGAGTTGGGATTGGAGAAGAGGAAGGTGTTAAACTTGTCTGTCCAGTTAACTGAACAGTCTGTCCAGCCTGAATTGCAGTTGGATTAGTAAGAACTATTTGGTGAATGGCTGGTGCGTACGCTTGTCCAGGCTGAGCTGGCTGGCTGACAATGACTACACTCTGCTGGGGTTGCTGCTGCGGTGGTTGCTGAACTACTGCTGTTGAGGGGACTTGCTGAGAAGAAAGAGGTTTCGGAGCAATGTTTTGAAACCCAATTCTAGAGGTCTGAGGGTTCTGAACACCAGCTATTGTCACTACTTGCCCTGTTGCTACTTGAAAACTTTGTACAGTTGTAGCAGACACAATGTTAGAAGATGAAGTTGTTACATATTGTTGTGGAGCTAGTATTACTGTATCTTTTTGCTGGTTGGAAGCTGGGGATTGTTGGGATGGGACATGAACAGTTTGTGATGATGTGGTGATTAATTGTTGACCTTGTGGAAGTCCAGATGTACCTGCCGGCATACTTTGCACTCTGCCAAATATATGCCCTTGAGGGACAGTTTGTTGTATAACAGCTACTGGAGTGCCTGATGTTAACTGGCCAGGTACCACAGTGTGTAAAGGTGATTGCTGCTGAATAACAGAAGGATGGTGAAACAAGGCCTGAGAACCCACGACTGTAACAGAAGCCTGCTGCCCTGGATTGCTGTGATTCTGAACCAGAGAAGCTTGTGTCGATCCTCCCAATGCAATAGTGACAGGAACTGCTGAACGTTGTACAGAGCCCTGTATTACTGCTGCCTTAACTACTTCACATGAAATTGGAGTTTTATTCTGTATTACAGTCACTGTGGTATTTTGTTGCTGGGCCTGGCCGTGAGGATTATGTGGCATACGGCAAACTGTCTGAGCCACACTGTGGACACCTTGAATAGGGAAAGACATCTGTGTTGCAGTCAGATTAGGAGCCTGGTTAGCTACGACAGTTCTCTGGAAGGGATTCCCTGCTCCTTGTGGCACTGGTGGAACAAAAGAGCAACCGATCAGTGATTACATAAAAAAGACAGAtattatgtctgtgtgtgtatacatattgtACACCCACTTTGAAAAGTAAGGATttcaatcaatatctcactgagcacaagaacaatttccaaaattctGACAAGATTGAGTATCAGAGAACATTTTTTAACCCATTAAATGAAGGCAACTTAATATAACTTTCAGTAGAAAATCTTCCATTTTCCTCAAAGTAGCGGAAGCAAAAATGAATTTCTCACACTTCAAAAAAAAAACTACTACATATAGTaatttgtatgacctccatgatttttaagcaTAGTACCAGTGCCCTGCAGCCCCAGGACCTCACTAGCACCATGTTTCACTCTAGGCACCATGAATGAACGTAGAGAAGCATGGTGCCTACAGTAAGGTAAGGTGGTCACCGTTTCTTAAGTAGGGCTGCATGATGCTGCCGGGTGTCAGGAAGCTATATTTCATTGacagtatcatgaattcacagatgtactgctctatagtGCTAAAGTGAATGAGAAGGTGGTACCATCACTTTGTGCCCCTGATAGACGTGCactgttccaacatgacaatgatccaaaacacagatcTGTTGTACTTCTGAAGAACAGGGTAAAAGTGATTCAGcggccaagtatgtctcctgatctgaacccaatccaATACTTATGGGGAATTCTGACGAGACAAGATAAGCATCCTTCTCCATCCAGCGTCTAGGCTCTAAAAGAGGTCGTTCATGAAGACTAGAAA
Protein-coding sequences here:
- the ARID2 gene encoding AT-rich interactive domain-containing protein 2 isoform X1; protein product: MSNSTVKSEPDHRRKGLAFLDELRQFHESRGRSRFRKIPAVGGRELDLHTLYTRVITLGGFAKVSEKNQWGEIAEEFGFPRGCANAAFALKQYYLRYLEKYEKVHHFGEDDEEVQPGNPKPQLPIGAIPCTYNYQQHVVPDYLRQSYGLTMDFNTPNDYNKLVLSLLSGLPNEVDFAINVCTLLSNESKHVMQLEKDPKIITLLLANAGVFDDTLGTFSAVFGDEWKEKTDRDFVQFWKDIVDDNEVRDLIYDKCRSQEGTSPESLWDSLFHPPRKLGINDIEGQRVLQIAVILRNLSFEESNVKLLAANRTCLRFLLLSAHSHFISLRQLGLDTLGNIAAELQLDPVDFKTTHLMFHTITKCLMSRDRFLKMRGMEILSNLCKAEDNGVLICEYVDQDSYKEIICHLTLPDVLLVISTLEVLYMLTELGEVACVKIANVERSIDTLVCLISMDIQMFGPDALTAVKLIEHQSSSQVVSEIRPQAVEQVNPSVTANPAPASRPVNAHAVPPPGIVEIDSEKFGCQWLNAHFEVNPDSSVARSEMYSEYLSTCSKLARGGILTSSGFYKCLRSVFPNHNIKRVEDTSNNGQAHIHVSGVKRRTLPLPIQMYYQQQPTSNVSLDTNVGVPQGAGNPFQRTVVANQAPNLTATQMSFPIQGVHSVAQTVCRMPHNPHGQAQQQNTTVTVIQNKTPISCEVVKAAVIQGSVQRSAVPVTIALGGSTQASLVQNHSNPGQQASVTVVGSQALFHHPSVIQQQSPLHTVVPGQLTSGTPVAVIQQTVPQGHIFGRVQSMPAGTSGLPQGQQLITTSSQTVHVPSQQSPASNQQKDTVILAPQQYVTTSSSNIVSATTVQSFQVATGQVVTIAGVQNPQTSRIGFQNIAPKPLSSQQVPSTAVVQQPPQQQPQQSVVIVSQPAQPGQAYAPAIHQIVLTNPTAIQAGQTVQLTGQTSLTPSSSPIPTPNNQLPPVITSPSTTSMSQGPPPTVSQMLSVKRQQLSPAPHQQQAQAQQQPQAQVQAQQSQPSQQVQVQVQQQQTQSGGIGLASPAESSLIKQLLLPKRGPSTPGGKLILPAPQIPPPNNARAPSPQVVYQVANNQTPSFGVQGQSATPQILVGQQNVQLVQSTMQNQTGVQTVPISNLQILPGQLISNSPATIFQGTSGNQVTITVVPNTSFATATVSQGNTPQILAPMSGTQPGVGLQVQTLPAALAQPGGQLPGSAASPPFKGDKIICQKEEEAKEATGLHVHERKIEVMENPSCPKGSVSTSNGEANENEVQMGNLLNGKKFDSSLPPSHSGKTPNEASQVVTNGSSVELGENGAAVKQNSEQSDPQDAKTDLKKPQLNGVCDFEKGDSSHLSKNIPNHKASNHVGNGEISPVEQQDLLDSAQVTAKGDQVEKLSNGPIFPNSLSHFASSTNDISNLAIQIQCGSATDLPNGPVLSSFNSDVPQQRPTVVVSTQSTASVLPGHQVIAVPHIGTRITQPALPTDTRSTNGTAECKAVKRPVEDNDRESVPVIPNKVGVRIVTISDPNNAGCSATMVAVPAGVDPSTVAKVAIESAVQQKQHHPHTFVQTVVAQTTPVTALPALQVHGHIVGSQPSPYPSTTTTLVHPAEQAKKPGQNFMCLWQSCKRWFETPSQVFYHAATEHGAKDVYPGQCLWEGCEPFQRQRFSFITHLQDKHCSREALLAGLKQEEQTQAGNQKTSNKQTPSGTSNPRAQKAIVNHPSAALMALRRGSRNLVFRDFTDEKEGPITKHIRLTAALILKNVAKHSECGRRSLKRHENHLSVLALSNMEASSTLAKCLYELNNTTHSTEQETDCEMLQ